A single region of the Streptomyces sp. NBC_00425 genome encodes:
- a CDS encoding GvpL/GvpF family gas vesicle protein: MSTYVYGIVARSHPALPDGLAGVGEPPLPVRVLTEGELAAIVSDAPEGLRPKRRELLAHQTVLAEAGAGGCVLPMRFGSVAPDDSSVTGVLAERAGHYKERLDVLEGRVEYNVKASHVEEAVLHQVMAESPELRGLAEANRQSGGGSYEQRLQLGEMVAAAVKAKEAEDAADVRQQLEPLAAHVSVGPESTGWLVNLSFLVDRDSAAGFLEAAEELRKGRPHLEVRVNGPLPPYSFVEPGPAEPEPAGTTRE; the protein is encoded by the coding sequence GTGAGCACGTACGTGTACGGCATCGTCGCGCGGTCGCACCCCGCCCTTCCCGACGGCCTGGCCGGTGTCGGCGAGCCGCCGCTGCCGGTGCGCGTCCTGACGGAGGGCGAGCTGGCGGCGATCGTCAGCGACGCCCCCGAGGGGCTGCGGCCCAAGCGCAGGGAGCTGCTCGCCCACCAGACCGTGCTCGCCGAGGCGGGCGCCGGCGGCTGTGTGCTGCCCATGCGGTTCGGCAGCGTCGCACCCGACGACAGCTCCGTCACCGGAGTCCTCGCCGAGCGCGCCGGGCACTACAAGGAGCGTCTGGACGTCCTCGAGGGCCGGGTGGAGTACAACGTCAAGGCCTCGCACGTCGAAGAGGCCGTGCTGCACCAGGTGATGGCCGAGAGCCCCGAACTGCGCGGTCTGGCCGAGGCCAACCGTCAGTCGGGCGGCGGCAGTTACGAGCAGCGTCTGCAGCTCGGCGAGATGGTGGCCGCAGCGGTCAAGGCCAAGGAGGCCGAGGACGCGGCGGATGTGCGGCAGCAGCTCGAGCCGCTCGCCGCGCACGTCAGCGTGGGCCCCGAGTCCACGGGCTGGCTGGTCAACCTGTCCTTCCTGGTGGACCGCGACTCGGCGGCCGGGTTCCTGGAGGCCGCGGAGGAGCTCCGCAAGGGCCGCCCGCATCTCGAGGTGCGGGTCAACGGCCCGCTGCCGCCGTACAGCTTCGTGGAGCCCGGTCCGGCCGAACCCGAACCCGCCGGCACGACCCGGGAGTAG
- a CDS encoding gas vesicle structural protein GvpA — MTVVPAQQTGGGGGSSGLYDVLELVLDRGLVIDAFVRVSLVGIEILKIDVRVVVASVDTYLRFAEACNRLDLEAGPRKDPGLPDLVGEMTESGARGKSKGALSGAAETISDAFKQARGDDSSEEREREARPRARKSTSARRKEEQE, encoded by the coding sequence ATGACCGTTGTCCCGGCACAACAGACCGGCGGGGGAGGCGGCTCCAGCGGCCTCTACGACGTGCTGGAGCTCGTCCTCGACAGGGGTCTCGTCATCGACGCGTTCGTGCGGGTGTCCCTGGTCGGCATCGAGATCCTCAAGATCGACGTCAGGGTCGTGGTGGCCAGCGTCGACACCTATCTGCGCTTCGCCGAGGCGTGCAACCGGCTCGACCTGGAGGCAGGACCGCGCAAGGACCCCGGCCTGCCCGACCTCGTCGGCGAGATGACCGAGTCCGGCGCCCGCGGCAAGTCCAAGGGAGCACTGTCGGGCGCGGCGGAGACCATCTCCGACGCGTTCAAGCAGGCCCGTGGCGACGACTCCTCCGAGGAGCGGGAACGCGAGGCCAGGCCCCGGGCCCGTAAGAGCACATCCGCGCGCCGGAAGGAGGAGCAGGAGTGA
- a CDS encoding DNA primase translates to MNRMGLGLAVGAGYLLGRTRKLKLALAVGSMVAGKKLNLTPKGIADLVSQQLRDNPQFKEIGDQLRTDLRGVGKAASGAMVERQIEALADRLHGRTAEVRDQLEGVVPGKDTDGDADDEADEEYDEPQDAHADEDEDAQDSADEAEDADDEPDDEQDDEEEAPPRRTAAKKAPAKKSAKKAPAKKAPARKSPARTPAAKKTASAGKTGARTAAKTASGTTSRSRRPKGGGDR, encoded by the coding sequence ATGAACCGAATGGGATTGGGCCTCGCGGTAGGGGCCGGGTACCTCCTCGGACGTACCAGGAAGCTGAAGCTCGCTCTGGCCGTGGGCTCGATGGTCGCGGGCAAGAAGCTGAACCTCACGCCCAAGGGCATCGCCGACCTGGTCTCCCAGCAGCTGCGGGACAACCCGCAGTTCAAGGAGATCGGCGACCAGCTGCGCACCGACCTGCGCGGCGTCGGCAAGGCGGCCTCCGGGGCGATGGTCGAGCGGCAGATCGAGGCGCTGGCCGACCGTCTGCACGGCCGCACCGCGGAGGTGCGCGACCAGCTCGAGGGCGTCGTGCCGGGCAAGGACACGGACGGCGACGCGGACGACGAGGCGGACGAGGAGTACGACGAGCCTCAGGACGCCCATGCGGACGAGGACGAGGACGCTCAGGACAGCGCCGACGAGGCCGAGGACGCCGACGACGAACCGGACGACGAACAGGACGACGAGGAGGAGGCGCCGCCGAGGAGGACCGCGGCGAAGAAGGCGCCGGCCAAGAAGTCGGCGAAGAAGGCGCCCGCGAAGAAGGCGCCCGCCAGGAAGTCCCCGGCCCGCACGCCGGCCGCCAAGAAGACCGCGTCGGCCGGGAAGACGGGCGCGAGGACCGCAGCGAAGACCGCCTCGGGCACCACGTCCCGGTCCCGGCGGCCGAAGGGAGGCGGAGACCGATGA
- a CDS encoding gas vesicle protein GvpO — protein sequence MDSPDHSDRSSSSHRSSTSDSSDSADDSRNPDRRRSPRRGRGGDDVADDRPGPMDVLRQARAQLAELTGMSAESVSSFEQTEDGWSLEIEVMELARVPDTMSLMASYQVDLDSGGQLTGYRRVRRYERGRADAHRQGGR from the coding sequence ATTGACTCCCCAGACCATTCCGACCGCTCGAGCAGTTCCCACCGTTCGAGCACTTCTGACAGTTCTGACAGTGCCGACGATTCGAGGAATCCGGACAGACGACGGAGCCCTCGGCGCGGGAGAGGCGGAGACGACGTGGCAGACGACCGGCCGGGCCCCATGGACGTGCTGCGCCAGGCGCGCGCCCAGCTCGCGGAGCTGACCGGCATGAGCGCCGAGAGCGTCTCGTCCTTCGAGCAGACCGAGGACGGCTGGTCCCTGGAGATCGAGGTCATGGAGCTGGCCCGGGTGCCGGACACGATGAGCCTGATGGCGAGCTATCAGGTCGACCTCGATTCCGGCGGTCAGCTGACCGGCTACCGGCGTGTCCGCCGCTACGAGCGCGGGCGGGCCGACGCACATCGGCAGGGCGGCCGCTAG
- the ligD gene encoding non-homologous end-joining DNA ligase — protein sequence MSGDPVHTVRAGRRTLEVHRPDKVLFPGGGDAKEYTKADLVAYYRDVAPFMLPQLRGRPLMLERHPDGVDGPRFMQKNTPEHYPEWITRVELAKEGGTVCHTVCDDAATLAFLADQACVTLHRWLSRSDRADRPDLMVFDLDPADGSRFAAVRETAGWLRELLGELRLPADLMTTGSRGLHVVVPVDGQDDFDEVRAFARDVAATLAAEHPDRLTTAARKKDRGERLYLDVQRNGYAQTAVAPYTVRALPGAPVATPISWAQLDDPDLGPRRWTIADAVAQARTRPWSGTSGRGRALGPARRRLDALRGS from the coding sequence GTGAGCGGCGACCCGGTGCACACGGTGCGCGCCGGCCGCCGGACCCTGGAGGTGCACCGGCCGGACAAGGTGCTCTTCCCCGGCGGCGGGGACGCGAAGGAGTACACGAAGGCCGACCTCGTCGCCTACTACCGGGACGTCGCCCCGTTCATGCTGCCGCAGCTGCGCGGCCGCCCCCTGATGCTGGAACGGCATCCGGACGGCGTCGACGGGCCGCGGTTCATGCAGAAGAACACACCGGAGCACTACCCCGAGTGGATCACGCGGGTGGAGCTGGCGAAGGAGGGCGGCACGGTCTGTCACACCGTGTGCGACGACGCCGCCACGCTGGCGTTCCTCGCCGACCAGGCGTGTGTCACTCTGCACCGCTGGCTGTCCCGGTCCGACCGGGCCGACCGCCCCGATCTGATGGTCTTCGACCTCGATCCGGCGGACGGCTCCCGCTTCGCCGCCGTTCGCGAGACGGCCGGGTGGCTGCGCGAACTCCTCGGCGAGCTGCGCCTGCCCGCCGACCTGATGACGACCGGCTCGCGCGGGCTGCACGTCGTGGTCCCGGTCGACGGGCAGGACGACTTCGACGAGGTCCGCGCGTTCGCCCGGGACGTCGCCGCAACTCTCGCCGCCGAGCATCCCGACCGGCTGACCACGGCGGCCCGCAAGAAGGACCGCGGGGAGCGGCTCTACCTGGACGTCCAGCGCAACGGGTACGCGCAGACCGCCGTCGCCCCCTACACGGTGCGCGCGCTGCCGGGGGCGCCCGTCGCCACGCCGATCAGCTGGGCGCAGCTCGACGATCCCGATCTCGGCCCGCGCCGCTGGACCATCGCCGACGCCGTCGCCCAGGCCCGCACGCGGCCCTGGTCAGGGACGTCGGGACGGGGGCGCGCGCTGGGCCCGGCCCGACGCCGGCTCGACGCACTACGGGGCTCGTGA
- a CDS encoding gas vesicle protein GvpG, producing MGLISEVLLLPFAPVRGSGWVMGQVLKEAERIYYDPSTIRAELARLEEQLDAGEITEEEFDRQEDELLDRMESATRRSAGTDDGWAG from the coding sequence ATGGGACTCATCTCAGAGGTCCTTCTTCTGCCGTTCGCCCCGGTCCGCGGCAGCGGCTGGGTGATGGGCCAGGTACTGAAGGAGGCAGAGCGGATCTATTACGACCCGAGCACCATTCGGGCCGAACTCGCCCGGCTGGAGGAGCAGTTGGACGCCGGTGAGATCACGGAGGAGGAGTTCGACCGCCAGGAGGACGAACTCCTCGACCGGATGGAGAGCGCGACGCGCAGGAGCGCGGGAACGGACGACGGGTGGGCAGGATGA